The Arachis ipaensis cultivar K30076 chromosome B05, Araip1.1, whole genome shotgun sequence nucleotide sequence NNNNNNNNNNNNNNNNNNNNNNNNNNNNNNNNNNNNNNNNNNNNNNNNNNNNNNNNNNNNNNNNNNNNNNNNNNNNNNNNNNNNNNNNNNNNNNNNNNNNNNNNNNNNNNNNNNNNNNNNNNNNNNNNNNNNNNNNNNNNNNNNNNNNNNNNNNNNNNNNNNNNNNNNNNNNNNNNNNNNNNNNNNNNNNNNNNNNNNNNNNNNNNNNNNNNNNNNNNNNNNNNNNNNNNNNNNNNNNNNNNNNNNNNNNNNNNNNNNNNNNNNNNNNNNNNNNNNNNNNNNNNNNNNNNNNNNNNNNNNNNNNNNNNNNNNNNNNNNNNNNNNNNNNNNNNNNNNNNNNNNNNNNNNNNNNNNNNNNNNNNNNNNNNNNNNNNNNNNNNNNNNNNNNNNNNNNNNNNNNNNNNNNNNNNNNNNNNNNNNNNNNNNNNNNNNNNNNNNNNNNNNNNNNNNNNNNNNNNNNNNNNNNNNNNNNNNNNNNNNNNNNNNNNNNNNNNNNNNNNNNNNNNNNNNNNNNNNNNNNNNNNNNNNNNNNNNNNNNNNNNNNNNNNNNNNNNNNNNNNNNNNNNNNNNNNNNNNNNNNNNNNNNNNNNNNNNNNNNNNNNNNNNNNNNNNNNNNNNNNNNNNNNNNNNNNNNNNNNNNNNNNNNNNNNNNNNNNNNNNNNNNNNNNNNNNNNNNNNNNNNNNNNNNNNNNNNNNNNNNNNNNNNNNNNNNNNNNNNNNNNNNNNNNNNNNNNNNNNNNNNNNNNNNNNNNNNNNNNNNNNNNNNNNNNNNNNNNNNNNNNNNNNNNNNNNNNNNNNNNNNNNNNNNNNNNNNNNNNNNNNNNNNNNNNNNNNNNNNNNNNNNNNNNNNNNNNNNNNNNNNNNNNNNNNNNNNNNNNNNNNNNNNNNNNNNNNNNNNNNNNNNNNNNNNNNNNNNNNNNNNNNNNNNNNNNNNNNNNNNNNNNNNNNNNNNNNNNNNNNNNNNNNNNNNNNNNNNNNNNNNNNNNNNNNNNNNNNNNNNNNNNNNNNNNNNNNNNNNNNNNNNNNNNNNNNNNNNAAGAAAtaattgggttttttttttttttttcatttgatttgtgtTTAATAATGCTGAATTGGATGCAATTATAGATTGGATGTTACTGTTATTATAGATTGTATAGctttttttaagaagaaaatttTGTTCTTTTCGATTCAAAAAGTTGATGATTTAAATTGTTTTCTACACTGTTGGTTGTTCCCTGAATTTGTGGATTCTGCATGCGCGCATTGCACAGGCTTTTTGTTCGTCGCTTCTGAGATTTGAGATTAAATAGCGAACCTGTACCTTGACATAAATCTGAAACATGCGTGAGACTGATCGATGGCTAGACATCCATCCAGATACGTTGAAGGAAATTACAAAGCGGCTCCATTCCTACGACGACCACATCCCACTTCGACTGGTTTGCAAGGAATGGAACCTCAAACTCGGAAGCAACGAAATTCCGTGGTTGCTGTTACCTGAAGAAACTTTCAAGACTAGTTTtgatgaagaggaggaggagatctACAGTCTGATGCATTTACCTGTTGCCGATGAAGATACACTTGAGACTAAGGTTCTTGAAGAGAAGGGAGTCTACCATGCCATGCTGCCAGGTATGCAGATGCTGGACATCCTCATTCGTGGTTCCTGTTATGGATGGTTGATCACCCTAACAATATCCGAAGGTATGATGCAAATGTTAAATCCATTTACAAAGATGCATTTCGATCTTCCTCCACTGTCAACTTTTCCCAATATAATCGAGTATAATCCTGGAGATGATGAATATACTTTTTGGGATTTTTTTGACAAAATCTCTAACCTAGAGCGCGATTATATGCACAAGATCCAAGTTTGGAAGGTTGTCATAAATTCACCTCCTAACAATGATAACAAAGATTTTATGGCGGTGGCTATATATGGACATTGCAGAAGATTAGCCTTTTACAAACCTAACAATAAGAGATGGTCATGGTCTGGCTtcacaagaaacacaaatttcgAAGATGTCATATTTTTTAAGGAGAAGATATATGCTGTAAACTATGGTGGCCAGATATACGAATTTGATGCAAACACAGAATCTGGGACTGTTGTGGGAGGAATCCATGCCCCACCTCCAATTGGGTTTACCGCATCCACTTCTGTGTTGAAGTATCTGGTTGGATGTGCCAATGGAAACATATTGATGTTGGTAAGACTTTTTGCTCGGTTGAGGGGCATAGAGAAGGAATTGGAGACCAAGAAATTTGACATCTATGAACTCAGAAAAGGTTCCAAAACATGGTCAAGATTACATAGTTTAGGGAATTACGTAGTCTTGATCGGATTCAATTCCAGTGTTCAGATGTTACCTGCCAATTTTCTAGGCAAAGGAAATCAAATTTACTACACGGATAACTTAATAGATCTGAAATCACAAGACTTTGCTTCCACATGTGACACTGGCATCTTCGACTTGAAGGATAGAAGTTTCCGAAGAATATTACGGGATGTCAAGTTTTTCTGTCGTCCTGTTTGGTGTTATCCCAATCAACATCTCTAGATTTTTCATTGCCACTCTTCTCTGATGTAGTTACTCTTGTTATTCAGTTTTTCGGAACAATGTTGTTTAGGTTTTTTTAATTGATTAATAAGTGGTTATAATAGTAGTTTTGTGTTTATATATTTTTACTTGCAAAAATGTTATTTACACAcaaatcaatcatcaaaattagttattagtatataattaatttatttttaatgtgtattttattttctaatatgtattttatcttaataattaattttagtagttaattttaatgtatacctAATATGATTATTTTACTTGTAAAGTGTTAAAAATATGTGATATGATGTGACGAAAAAATACCAAGAGGTAGGTAGATTCCAATATATATAAGGAAGAATATTATTGTGACACTAAAAGttgtattttaatatgtattttatttagGTGACTAATTTGGTATCTGTTTTTTTTATGTATGTAACATGGTTTTTtggtagtcaccaaaaaaaaaaacatggttTTTTGGTAAAATATGACATTGTCCTCCCCTTATAATTTAGGTGGCACTACACCTAACTCTCCTGAAATTTGTAAAAGAGGAGAAGATCAATGTGAATTTGACAAATTTCAGAAACATCAAGGAAGGTCAGAGTAATTTACCCTTTTTTCTTATCCTTCCCAATCTCCATTCCACATCAATTCTCTTAAATTTTTATGAACTGATATTATGTGGCCTACTTTATGCAAACTACTAGTGTCTTAACTTAAATTGGCAAAATTTAAGACTTTGTTCTTGTTACCTGCATCAAGACCAGTGCAAGAGTGTGACCGGCAGGTCCAAGGGAACCAATCTGCTTAGGGAGAAGAGTGGCTAAAATGACTATGATAGCCGTGGCTGCCGGGAGCGTTCCTCCTTGAATTCCAGATAATTTTGTTAGGTATGCAGCAACTTTACATATTACAAAAGATGTAGCAAGAGCTGTAGAGCTCTGCAACACAGGGATGTTGCCCTGATAATCCGATTCCAAATCAGTTGCATTATCTGCCAAGATTACTCACCAAAATCAATCTAACAGTTCTCATTTGAGAATGTGACTTTGATATCCAAATTCTTGCTCTTATGTTAGGATACTGTTTTAGGATTTGTACCTGTGGTTGTTGGAGCTGCAGCCTCAGGAGGAATTTTAGAAGCCAATGCAAACAATACCAAGAAATATAAAGCGCATATAACATTATCCGCGGCCACTCCTGCAGCTAGAACCGACGCGGACATGCCAAGCGCCTCTGAAATGGCAACATAATTAACAGCTACagtaatcaacaagaaaacagGACAAAGGAAATTCATTCAGTTATCATGCTTTTATAACTGTTAAAATGAATGTTCACATTCAAAATAAGTTCACTAGTTAAGGCTGGTTAGTAGAATGCTAATGTTTAAAGGATATCCTATCACAAAAACTTCAACATATTGAAATTTTAATCTACATCCATGCATTTAAATTCAGAGGCAAATTGTTTGAGCACTTACATCCACCAATATAACTACCCATGAGAGCAGCAGCTATTTTCCAGTTATCAGAGCCGAGGGATCGCATAGGCACTATTAGAAACGCCACTAGAGTACCAACAATTGTAGCCACTGCCATCCACCACatgattaaaaatcaaattaCTTTACAAATATCAACTAAGAAAAAATGTTTAGGGAATGCATTAAAGTTGGTATCAGTATCACCTGAACCAAGTAAGAAAGCTAAGAGCAGCGTCCCCGTGGAACGCACCACTTGATGCAAGTTTGCTCTAAACAATAGCAATGGAATGGTTAAGGGTAGGAGAAACTCCAAGACAAGAGAATATGCTGGTGCTTCATATGGAAGTATTCCTAAATTGCTTGCTGCAAGCCCAACTAATGTGCTCACCAGAGCAGCACTTACCATGCTCCCAATCTTGGTTTTCTCTGACCTTGCATTCCACACAAACATGTTGATATATACTTAATAGAATAGTCTATGTTACTCAGAATATATATGACAGGAAATTCCATATACTTAACAGTCACATTTTGCTTAACTCAAGTACTAATCTCCTATAAcccaaaatctgaaattctgaatGTAATCTTACATTACTTACTTGAGTTTCCAGCTTCCAAGAAATTTGGAACTCAGGATTCTCACGAGGAACATGTTCATATGTACAACTAAGTAAAGCTTTTACTACAAGTACAACCGaaacatgaagaagaagaaaaagaaggtgaAATTTATAAACTTTCTGTGGTTTTCAGATGAACCAAACAAAAGGGGCATCCAAAACAGTTACCAAGTTGGAAATGATAAAGTGGTGAGATAGATGAGAGAGATGAATGAATACTGACCAGAGACCAAAGGCACCAATGGAGAAGAGAGTTGACCAAGTTGCCCAGTGGTCATTAGGGGATATGATGGGTTGACTCAGCTGTGACTTCACTACTACCGAAACACTTGGACGTGAACGAGGTTTCTTCGACAAAAACGAGGTTGTGGTCCTTCTTCGCAGTGGAACTACAAACGGGTTGAAAGAAGGAAGGAGTGACACGTGGCACGGGGGAGAAAAGACGGTGAGCGGCGGTGACCACCGTATCGGGATGGAAGCCATGTTGGCAAGGGCTGAGCTGAGCTGAGATTGGAGAATGgcttatctatctatctatctatccgGTTGCATTTCACCTGGCAAAAGGACATGGTTTAACACGTGCGTTGCAGAGTGACTTGGTGAATGTTTCACTCTTAGAAACCTTGATAGTAACATTGTTAATGACTAGATTGTGATCTCAAATTCTTTTGGGATAAGGAGGGTATAAATTTTTTGGACAATTCACTCAAATAAAACAATTTGGAATTTACATTTATAGGAAGTTTAGCacaacaattttattaaaatttggccagtATTTAATCAGTAAAAAATTAAGTAATCTcatattattaaatttaatttcatactattaaaaatactattaatagctaattaatgactaaaaatcacaaaatctgctggtcTCTCAGCATTcctcttatatttatttaaatacaataaaatgacataaattgaaattaataaaaaacatacatttaaaattgaaataaaaaataaaatgaatagatTGAAATTAGATACAAAGagaattattttatgtttttttaatttcttgatacAACAAAAAAGTGACTCCTCAACTTAATTTGTTCACCCCATAGTCTGTGAATTGAATCGAAGGGATTCATCAACCTTCCACCAATTTCCCGTGCAACAAGAAATGAACTCACTCAACTTCACTTATTCACACAATGGTATCATCTCgaaaccaaaaaaatattttggcaCTTCTAATCACTCAATCTACAATTACAATAGCTATAAAGGAATTTATAACCTCTTAATaagttaaaataaagaaaatcctaaagtTCACAGACACAAAGTCTAatttagtaactaaataaacaaaaatcaaaatacatcaaaataaactaataacttttaaataatatttgatcTCTTCATGTCACGagcatttgaagcacgtatcattcTTCTCATCTTCTTCAAAACAAGATTCATCATCAAATCTTGTAGcagaaaaaataatatatgaaaaagGACAAATATAAA carries:
- the LOC107644873 gene encoding uncharacterized protein LOC107644873 isoform X1, translating into MASIPIRWSPPLTVFSPPCHVSLLPSFNPFVVPLRRRTTTSFLSKKPRSRPSVSVVVKSQLSQPIISPNDHWATWSTLFSIGAFGLWSEKTKIGSMVSAALVSTLVGLAASNLGILPYEAPAYSLVLEFLLPLTIPLLLFRANLHQVVRSTGTLLLAFLLGSVATIVGTLVAFLIVPMRSLGSDNWKIAAALMGSYIGGSVNYVAISEALGMSASVLAAGVAADNVICALYFLVLFALASKIPPEAAAPTTTDNATDLESDYQGNIPVLQSSTALATSFVICKVAAYLTKLSGIQGGTLPAATAIIVILATLLPKQIGSLGPAGHTLALVLMQVFFAVVGASGSIWNVIKTAPSIFLFALVQVSIHLLVVLGLGKLFKLDLKLLLLASNANIGGPTTACGMAKAKRWESLVVPGILAGIFGVAIATFLGIAFGVMVLKHL
- the LOC107644873 gene encoding uncharacterized protein LOC107644873 isoform X2; this encodes MTTGQLGQLSSPLVPLVSEKTKIGSMVSAALVSTLVGLAASNLGILPYEAPAYSLVLEFLLPLTIPLLLFRANLHQVVRSTGTLLLAFLLGSVATIVGTLVAFLIVPMRSLGSDNWKIAAALMGSYIGGSVNYVAISEALGMSASVLAAGVAADNVICALYFLVLFALASKIPPEAAAPTTTDNATDLESDYQGNIPVLQSSTALATSFVICKVAAYLTKLSGIQGGTLPAATAIIVILATLLPKQIGSLGPAGHTLALVLMQVFFAVVGASGSIWNVIKTAPSIFLFALVQVSIHLLVVLGLGKLFKLDLKLLLLASNANIGGPTTACGMAKAKRWESLVVPGILAGIFGVAIATFLGIAFGVMVLKHL